A segment of the Planctomycetota bacterium genome:
CTGGATCAGGATTTCCAATGCAGGTCAATTGGAGGTCGGCAATTCCTTGAGGAGTACGCTTGTGAAGAAACTGATGTCGATCGCGGCCGTCTGCGCTGTGTTGTTCGTGGCGATGGGGGCCGGCCCCGAGGGTGAGAAGGACAAGGGCGTTTTGGAGAAGTTGGGATTCGAACTCGTCATGCCCGCAAAGGTCATGCCTGGTGCTCCGCAGCAACTCAGAATCACGAAGAAGACCCTGAAAAAGCTCGAAGAGCTGATGGCGCAGGGCAAGGGCGTGGCCGTCTCCGACGGCGGTGAACTCGAGATCGTCGTGATCGAGAAATAACTCGCTCATCTGGATCGGCCGCGCTGGGACCCCAGCGCGGCCGATCTTTTTTTCTTCCCGCGTCAGCGGCGGCGTGAGACGGGCATGACCCTCACGCTTGACCGGTCGACGTGCGCGATGAACGGTGGCGGCCTCGAGACCGCGATCCGTTCGATCTTCGGGAGTTGCCGCACCCATGTGTCGGAGGCTTCCGCGCTCGACAAGTGGCCGGCAGTCAGAACGAACGCCCGGATACGTGCAGCCAGAAGGGCCTCTCGCTGGATTCGCCTGTGGCGGATTCTTTTGTCGTTGGTCAGAACGACCCATCCCCTGGAGCCGACGACTGGCAGCCAGCCTTCGTCGGGAATGTCGTCCGCAAAGTGGTCGGAGTGGCGCTCGACGACTGCCCCCGCTGCCGTCAACGCGGCCACGAGCGTCCTCGAATTGGTGCACCGGTCGAGAAAGAAGACGACTTTCGGCCTACGCCGCGCGGCTCTCGTACCGGATCGCTTCTTCGACTGCATCCGTATCCAGTCCCATGTCCGCGGCGATATCCCTCGGCGAATCACCTGCCAGGAATCGTTCCGCGACGATGGCCGTCGGCATGCCGGTACCTGTCAGACATGGTCGCCCGAACTGTACGCGCGGATCGATGAAGACGGTCCGCCGACCGGGCTCCTCCCGGCTGGTCGTGAAGGGATAAAGCCGGACCGCTGCGCCTCGTGCATCGCGCTCGATTCGATCGAGGTGGCTGATGAGACACGCCTTCATGGCCATCTGGCCCTGATCGGACACATCGACCAGTTCCCCGTAGCGCTCGACGAAGAGATTCGTTCCGTCGGTTTGCATCTCGACGTCGGCAAGCGGATGGCTGCTCTTGAACCTGCGGCGCAGGTAATCGACAGCCTTGCGGACCTCGACGAGCCTGACGCCGTGATCACGTCGAATCGCACTCAGAACGTGGAGCTCAACGAGGTTTCGAAAGGACAACGAACGGCTGCTGGGGTCTGCGATATGGATCACGGGCGCGAAGAGTTTTCGACGGTCCTCGACTGTCGGATATCGTCTGCCGAGAACCCACGAGCGAACGGTGGCCTGGGGCACTCGAATCAGATGGGCCACCTCGGGGATCGAGTACGCGGGCAACTCGACCGGATCGCGGCCGCGGTAAATGTCGAAGACTCGTGCCACGAAGTCGCGATCCTCCGTGTGCCAGACTAGAAACGGACGGGCCGGGTGGTCAAGCGGATGCGCGCTGGCGACATTCGAACCGAGCTTCCATGAAACGGCTCGCGTTTCTCCTGCTCGCTACACCTTCTCCCAGCGGTGGCTCCGCGCACTGGCCAGCACCGCGTCGCAGACCTTCTGGGTGTCGAGGGCTTCGCGGAAGGTGGGGTGGGCCGGCTGCTTCTTGGCGTAGGCCTCGAGGAAGTCGGCCACCTGGTGGACGAACGAGTGCTCGTAGCCGATCGCCAGGCCCGGCACCCACCACTTGCCCATGTAGGGATGGTCGCCGTCGGTGACGTGGACGCTCTTCCAACCGCGCTCCGGGCCGGCGTCGGCGTAGTCGAAGACCTGCAGCCGGTGGAGATCGTGGAGATCCCACTTGAGGCTCATCTTCTCGCCGTTGATCTCGAACGTGTACAGCGCCTTGTGGCCGCGCGCGTAGCGGGTGCTCTCGAACAGCCCGAGCGAGCCGTTGGCGAAGTGGCAGAGAAACGAGCAGGCGTCGTCGATCGTCACCGGCTCGACCTTGCCGGTGAGCTGGTGCTTCCGCTCCTTGACGAACGTCTCGGTCATCGCCGTGACGTCGCGGACCTGGCCGTTGATCCAGATCGCGGTGTCGATGCAGTGCGCCAGCAGGTCGCCGGTCACGCCGCTGCCGGCGGCGGCCGCGTCGAGGCGCCACAGCGCCGTGCCCCCTTGGGGGAGGTCGGCCGAGATCGTCCAGTCCTGGAGGAAGTTGGCGCGGTAGTGGAAGATCCGCCCCAGGCGCCCGGCGTCGACGAGCTGCTTGGCGAACGTGACCGCGGGGATCCGGCGGTAGTTGTACCAGACGGTGTTCGGCACGCCTGCCTTCTCCACCGCCGCCACCATCGTCTCCCCCTCGGCGACGTTCATCGACAGCGGCTTCTCGCAGAGGATCGCCTTGCCGTGCCGCGCCGCCTCGGTGGCGATCTCGGCGTGGAGGTTGTTGGGCGTGCAGATGTCGACCGCGTCGATGTCGTCGGCGGCGACGAGCTTCCGCCAGTCGCTCTCGACGCGGCCGTAGCCCCAGCGCTGGGCGAAGGCGGTGGCCTTCTCGACGTCGCGGGCCGCCACCGCCTGGAGGACCGGCAGGTACTCGAGGTCGAAGAAGTCCTTGACGCGGTTGTAGCCGTTGGAGTGGGCACGGCCCATGAAGCCGTAGCCGATCATGCCGATGCGGAGGGGCTTGGCCATCTGCGTGGTCCTCGGAATGGATGCCTGAACAGGGGGCCGGGGGACGGTCAGTCCCAGCCGTGGGCGTCGCGGACGGCGAGCATCGTCCGCAGGATCGTGTTCCAGGTGGCGGGGTTCTCGAGTGTGGCGTTGGGGAACATGCAGCCGTCCCAGCAGACGTGGCGGATCCCGCGCTCGGCCGCCCCCTCGAGCCACTGGCCCGCGCAGGCGACGATGTCGAGCTTGCCGGCCGGATCGTCGGCCCGGCAGTGCTTCCCCGTCTTGTCGTGGGAGCCGGCGCCGTGGACCTCGCCGTCGTTTTGGGCGACGTGGAAGTCGATCGTCCAGGGACGGAGCCGCTCGGTGAGCTGGCGGTAGGCCGATTGGAACTCGGCCGGCGAGTAGCCCTGGCGGAGCAGGGCGTGCTCGGGGGCGTTGTAGCCCATCAGATACAGGTAGGTGTGGGCGAGGTCGCACTGGAACCCGAGCGACCCCGGCATGTCGACCGCCTCGAGGAGGTCGACCATGTCCTTCCAGGAGTGCATGCCCGCCCAGCAGATCTCCCCCTCGGCGGCGAGACGCTCGCCATGGGCGGCGGCCACGATCGCCGCCTCGCGGAACGTGGCGGCGATCGTGCGCGTGTGCTCGGCGGGGTGCTCGCGCCACCGGGCGATGCCGAACTCCGCCGAGTCGATCCGGATCACGCCGTAGTGGCGGATGCCGTGGTCGTTGAAGATCGCGGCGATCCGGCAGGCTTTCTTGACGGCGTTGATGAACTTCGCCCGCTGCACCGGGCTGCCCATCGCCGAATCGCCCACGGTGCCCGGCCAGATCGGGGCGACGAGCGACCCGACGACGAAGCCGTGCGAGGCGATCAGGTCGGCGGTCCGGCGGAGCTGGTCGTCGGAGGCGTCGGGATCGGTGTGGGGGTGGAAGAGGAAGTAGTCGATGCCGTCGAAGCGGCGGCCGTCGACGCTCGCCGCCGCGGTCAAGTGAAGCATCCGCTCCAGGCTGATCGGCGGTTCCTGGCCGGGATCGGTCCCCTTGCCGACCAGTCCCGGCCACATCGCGTTGTGGAGCTTGGGGTAGGCGTGGCTCGGCATCGGGGGCACCTCTCAACTCGGGGAACGGGGCGCTCGGTGAAGGGACGTGACGACGGGAACGGGAGCCGGTTCGGTCACCATTGGCGGCCGGTCTTCGGGCAATCGGCATGGACGTCGGGGCCGAAGTAGCGCAGGGAGACGAGCGGCCCCGGCCCGGTGTTCACCACCTCGTAGCCCTCGGCGGCGGCACTGGCCGAGATGAATAACTCGTCGGCGGTCATCTGGCCGAAGCGGACGAGCGTCGGAGTGGCGACGGTGTGGCCGCCGACCGTGCCCTCCCCCTGGACGGTGATCCAGCCGCTGGCGCCGGCGTCCTTGATCGTGATCCGCGCTCCCGGCTCGAGCGTGAGCTCCTTGGCGCTGAACAGCTGCCGGCCGTCGACCTCGCCGTAGACGATCCAGCGGTCCTCGGCACCGGCGCTCGAGCGCGAGGCGTCGAGGATCGGTTCGAGGTAGTTGGCTTGCTTGAAGTGGGTGTCGACGTTCTTGTCCCAATCGAGCTGGCCGATGATGAAGTCGAGGTCGTGGTGCTTCTCCTTCGGCATGTCCTTGACCAGCAGGCTCCACGGCACCGCCCGCCCCTCGACGAGCGACTGGAACATGCCGAACACGTCGCTCCCCCACTGCGGCTCGTAGGTGAGCAGCGAGCCCGGGGCGTGGAGGACTCCCGGCGGGATCAGCCAGCCGGTGCCGCGCTTCAGGCGGTAGGCCTTGGCGAGATCGATGATCCCGTTGTCGCCCCGGTTCCAGTTCTCGAGGCACCTCCGCACGTCCTCCTTCGTGGTCCCCGGCTCGAGGCCCATGAAGGTGTAGGGGAAGTTGTTGTCGCAGTTGTTGTACTGCGGCGGGAAGTAGTAGCTCTCGGGCTTCCCCTCCTGGCCGACGAGCTTGGCGTCTTCGAACGACTGGTGCATGTGGTGGGGGATCGGCCCCATGTTGTCGAAGAACTTCGAATACACCGGCCACTTGCGGTAGGTGTCCCAGATACCCCTGCCGACGAGCTTCGCCTTCCCCTCGGCGACCGCGTCGCGGAGCAGGAACCGCTCCCCCTCGAACACGCACCACGAGAGCCCCTCGTCGGGCGTGCGGTTCTCGTTTGCCGCCTCGGTGGTGCTCGCGAACCAGCGCTCGTCGATGCCGCCGCGATCGAGGCCGTAGGCGTAGTAGTCGTCGGGGTGGAGGCGGACGCGCTTCCCGGGATGGAGGAAGCTCCGCGGGACCCACGTCGGCGACAGGCGGAGCATCCCGCGGCCGGCGTCGAGCGCCCGGTCGAGGGCCCTGGGCAGGTTCTTGGCGGCGGGGAGGACGGCGGACCGGTCACTGGCGACGGACATGGAAAACCCCCTGGAAAACCGGCCGAAAGTGTGGCGATGTTGTACGGCCCGCGCGCGAGGGCCGCAAGCCGCCGCCCCGCTCGCGACGCCGCCGCCGGGGAAGGCCGGACGCTCAGAAGAAGAACGGCAGCCCCTGCCGCGCGAACTCCTCCTTCTCCTTGGCGAGGAACTCGTCGCCGAGCCGGTCAAAGCCGCCGCCGGCGCGGAACTCCTCGAGGAACCGGTCGACCTCGGCCTTGAGGCGCTCGTCGCCCCGGCGCAGGCCGATCGCCCACGACTCGGCGCCGAAGATCTCGAGCACGGCCCGCGTGGTGTCGGGGTGACGGAGCTGGCTGCGGTACACCGACAGCGGGTCGTAGATGAAGGCGTCGGCCTTGCCCTGCGCCACCTCGAGCACGGCGGCCGCCTCCTTGTCGAGGACGAGGACCGTCGCCTTGGGGAGCGACGCGGTGGCGTAGGAATGGCCGATCGTCCCCTTCTTGACGGCCACCACCCGGCCGGGGGCGTCGAGGTCGGCGACGGAGCGCACCGGTGACTCGACCGCCACCAACAGCGCCAGCCCGCTCTTCATGTAGGGGGCCGAGAAGGCGATCGACTTGGCCCGCTCCGCCGTCGCCGTCATCGACGAGATGATGCAGTCGATCTTGCCGGTCTTGAGCGCGGGGATCAGGCCGTCGAAGGCGATGTTCTCGATCGTCACCGGCCGGCCGAGGTGGTTGCCGAGCGCTTCGGCCAGCCGGACGCTCAATCCCGCCGGCTTGCCGGCCGGATCGACCATCTCGAACGGCGGGTAAGCCAGCTCCATCCCGACGCGTAGCGGCGCCTGCCCGCGCGGCGCGCAGCCGCCCGTGAGCGTTACGGCGGCCAAGACCAGCGCCAGTGACCGGCGCGAGACGACGGCGGAGAGGGTGGCGTCGGGCATCGGCAGGCGCTCCGGCGGGCGGGGGAACCGGCTCGGGCCGGGCGGGCCGATGATACCGTCCGCCGCGCTGCTCCCACGGGGCAGGATCGGGATCGACGGACGCGCCGCTCAGCCGTCGCGGCCCACGATCCGCCGCGCCAGTGCTTTCACCGACAGCGGCGCCGAGCCCTCGGCTTTGTTGTTGACCGTGATCAGCACCTCGGCGCCGCGGGCGGCGCGGGCCGCTGCCAGGTCGGCGAGCGCCGCCCGCGACTCCCGATCCTCGTCGACCAACCGGTCGAACGGGAAGTAGTGCTGCTTCGCCTCGTCGTAGGCCATCCCGGCGTGGAGGTTCCAGCGGACCACCAGCGCCCCGGAGGACAACCCGCCGAGGCGCTCGACCTGCTCGGCGACCGGCGGCATCCGCGCGTGGACCGCGAGGCAGGGCACGGCACCGGCGTCGGCGAGGATCCGCACGCCGCCGGGGAGCAGGCACTGCGGGTCGCGGAACTCGATCGCGTAGCGGGGGCCGCGCGGCAGCACGGCGACGAAGGCGGCGATCCGCGCGGCGAGGCGCTCGGGATCGCGGGCCACACGCCCCAGCGGCGGGAACTGGAACACCAGCGCCCCCACCTTCCCCGCCAGCCCCTCGACCGCCGGCCGGACGAACGCCGCGGCGGCGGCGGCGCCGTCGAGGAACGAGGGATTGTCCCCCGCCGCCCCGCCGCGGAGCACCGGGTCGGTGAACGCCGCCGGCGCCTTGACGACGAACCGGAAGTCGTCGGGCACCTGCGCGGCGTAGCCGGCGAAGGCGTCGGCCGACAGCGGCGCGTAGAACGTGCGGTCGAGGCTCACGGTGCGGAACAGCGGACAGGCGGCGTAGGCCGCCAGCCCCGCGCGCGCGAGGCGCTGCTCGCTCTCGGGCCGGCCCTCCCGGGGCGCGTAGACCAGCCCCGTCCAGCCGGGGAACGACCAGCTCGACGTGCCGAGCCGGATCGCCGCC
Coding sequences within it:
- a CDS encoding DUF433 domain-containing protein, with amino-acid sequence MARVFDIYRGRDPVELPAYSIPEVAHLIRVPQATVRSWVLGRRYPTVEDRRKLFAPVIHIADPSSRSLSFRNLVELHVLSAIRRDHGVRLVEVRKAVDYLRRRFKSSHPLADVEMQTDGTNLFVERYGELVDVSDQGQMAMKACLISHLDRIERDARGAAVRLYPFTTSREEPGRRTVFIDPRVQFGRPCLTGTGMPTAIVAERFLAGDSPRDIAADMGLDTDAVEEAIRYESRAA
- a CDS encoding Gfo/Idh/MocA family oxidoreductase — translated: MAKPLRIGMIGYGFMGRAHSNGYNRVKDFFDLEYLPVLQAVAARDVEKATAFAQRWGYGRVESDWRKLVAADDIDAVDICTPNNLHAEIATEAARHGKAILCEKPLSMNVAEGETMVAAVEKAGVPNTVWYNYRRIPAVTFAKQLVDAGRLGRIFHYRANFLQDWTISADLPQGGTALWRLDAAAAGSGVTGDLLAHCIDTAIWINGQVRDVTAMTETFVKERKHQLTGKVEPVTIDDACSFLCHFANGSLGLFESTRYARGHKALYTFEINGEKMSLKWDLHDLHRLQVFDYADAGPERGWKSVHVTDGDHPYMGKWWVPGLAIGYEHSFVHQVADFLEAYAKKQPAHPTFREALDTQKVCDAVLASARSHRWEKV
- a CDS encoding TIM barrel protein, translated to MPSHAYPKLHNAMWPGLVGKGTDPGQEPPISLERMLHLTAAASVDGRRFDGIDYFLFHPHTDPDASDDQLRRTADLIASHGFVVGSLVAPIWPGTVGDSAMGSPVQRAKFINAVKKACRIAAIFNDHGIRHYGVIRIDSAEFGIARWREHPAEHTRTIAATFREAAIVAAAHGERLAAEGEICWAGMHSWKDMVDLLEAVDMPGSLGFQCDLAHTYLYLMGYNAPEHALLRQGYSPAEFQSAYRQLTERLRPWTIDFHVAQNDGEVHGAGSHDKTGKHCRADDPAGKLDIVACAGQWLEGAAERGIRHVCWDGCMFPNATLENPATWNTILRTMLAVRDAHGWD
- a CDS encoding transporter substrate-binding domain-containing protein yields the protein MPDATLSAVVSRRSLALVLAAVTLTGGCAPRGQAPLRVGMELAYPPFEMVDPAGKPAGLSVRLAEALGNHLGRPVTIENIAFDGLIPALKTGKIDCIISSMTATAERAKSIAFSAPYMKSGLALLVAVESPVRSVADLDAPGRVVAVKKGTIGHSYATASLPKATVLVLDKEAAAVLEVAQGKADAFIYDPLSVYRSQLRHPDTTRAVLEIFGAESWAIGLRRGDERLKAEVDRFLEEFRAGGGFDRLGDEFLAKEKEEFARQGLPFFF
- a CDS encoding DUF72 domain-containing protein → MPARQLSFFDDDDPAPAGSRARPSAAPVLPAAADAEAVALARALPAAIRLGTSSWSFPGWTGLVYAPREGRPESEQRLARAGLAAYAACPLFRTVSLDRTFYAPLSADAFAGYAAQVPDDFRFVVKAPAAFTDPVLRGGAAGDNPSFLDGAAAAAAFVRPAVEGLAGKVGALVFQFPPLGRVARDPERLAARIAAFVAVLPRGPRYAIEFRDPQCLLPGGVRILADAGAVPCLAVHARMPPVAEQVERLGGLSSGALVVRWNLHAGMAYDEAKQHYFPFDRLVDEDRESRAALADLAAARAARGAEVLITVNNKAEGSAPLSVKALARRIVGRDG